One stretch of Commensalibacter melissae DNA includes these proteins:
- the rpsA gene encoding 30S ribosomal protein S1 — protein MAAATTQTPNDHFGGEDFATLLDETLGQDIGFEGSVVVGKIVRLTDDYAIVDVGLKSEGRVPLKEFAPAGVKAEVKPGDMVELYVERYEDRDGSILLSREKARREEAWSALEKAFENNQRINGTIFGRVKGGFTVDLGGAMAFLPGSQVDIRPIRDINPMIGVAQPFQILKMDRARGNIVVSRRAVLEETRAEQRSELIQGLKEGMILDGVVKNITDYGAFVDLGGVDGLLHVTDIAWKRVNHPAEALQIGQPVRVQVIRFNPETHRISLGMKQLEADPWENVTTKYPVGSRFTGRVTNITDYGAFVELEPGVEGLVHISEMSWTKKNVHPGKIVSTSQEVDIVVLDVDSSKRRISLGLKQVQPNPWQQFADTHQVGSEIEGEIRNITEFGLFIGLSADIDGMVHMSDLSWDEPGEVAITHFKKGDVVKAKVLDVDVEKERISLGIKQLSEDSVADALAKVNKGSIVTCTITGIQQNGIDVSVNDILSGFIRRTELSRDKAEQRPERFNVGDRVDAKVVSIDKNARRLTLTIKGREVEEDKQAISDYGSSDSGASLGDILGAAFRRRNENEPDVE, from the coding sequence ATGGCTGCAGCCACCACACAAACCCCTAATGATCATTTTGGTGGGGAAGATTTTGCTACGCTTTTAGATGAAACCCTTGGACAAGATATTGGGTTCGAAGGCTCCGTTGTTGTAGGTAAAATTGTTCGTTTAACGGATGATTATGCGATCGTTGATGTCGGTTTAAAAAGTGAAGGACGTGTTCCTTTAAAAGAATTCGCACCTGCGGGTGTAAAGGCAGAAGTTAAACCAGGCGATATGGTTGAACTTTATGTGGAACGTTACGAAGATCGTGACGGTTCAATTCTGCTTTCACGTGAAAAGGCACGTCGTGAAGAGGCATGGTCTGCTCTTGAAAAAGCATTTGAAAATAACCAACGCATAAACGGAACCATTTTCGGTCGTGTCAAAGGTGGATTTACTGTTGATTTAGGTGGGGCAATGGCTTTCTTACCTGGATCACAAGTTGATATTCGCCCTATCCGTGATATCAACCCCATGATTGGTGTAGCACAGCCTTTCCAAATTTTGAAAATGGATCGTGCCCGTGGGAATATTGTTGTTTCTCGTCGTGCGGTATTGGAGGAAACACGTGCTGAACAACGCAGCGAGTTGATACAAGGATTAAAAGAGGGCATGATTCTGGATGGTGTTGTAAAGAACATCACGGATTATGGCGCCTTTGTTGACTTGGGTGGTGTTGACGGATTATTGCATGTCACGGATATAGCCTGGAAACGTGTCAATCATCCAGCTGAAGCTTTACAGATTGGTCAGCCGGTACGTGTTCAGGTTATTCGTTTCAATCCTGAAACGCATCGTATTTCTTTGGGTATGAAACAGCTTGAAGCTGATCCATGGGAAAATGTCACAACAAAATATCCTGTTGGCTCACGATTTACTGGTCGCGTTACAAATATCACGGATTATGGTGCTTTTGTTGAATTGGAACCTGGAGTCGAGGGGCTTGTTCATATTTCCGAAATGTCTTGGACAAAGAAAAATGTTCATCCCGGCAAAATTGTATCAACATCTCAGGAAGTTGATATTGTTGTATTGGATGTTGATAGTTCAAAACGTCGTATTTCATTAGGTTTGAAACAGGTTCAACCAAATCCTTGGCAACAGTTTGCTGATACACATCAGGTGGGTTCTGAAATTGAAGGTGAAATCCGCAATATCACCGAATTCGGCCTGTTTATCGGTCTATCAGCCGATATTGATGGTATGGTTCATATGTCTGATCTTTCATGGGATGAACCTGGTGAAGTTGCTATTACTCACTTTAAAAAAGGTGACGTTGTTAAAGCAAAAGTACTTGATGTGGATGTTGAAAAAGAACGTATTTCATTGGGTATCAAACAGTTAAGTGAAGATTCTGTTGCAGATGCACTTGCAAAAGTCAACAAGGGCAGTATTGTTACATGTACCATTACCGGTATTCAACAAAATGGTATTGATGTAAGTGTTAATGACATTTTAAGTGGATTCATACGACGTACCGAACTTTCTCGTGACAAGGCGGAACAACGTCCGGAACGTTTTAACGTCGGTGACCGTGTAGATGCTAAGGTTGTTTCAATTGATAAAAATGCACGTCGTTTAACCTTAACGATTAAAGGACGTGAAGTTGAGGAGGATAAACAGGCTATTTCTGATTATGGGTCCTCAGATAGTGGCGCCTCCTTGGGAGATATTCTTGGAGCAGCTTTCCGACGCCGGAATGAAAATGAACCGGATGTAGAATAA
- a CDS encoding DNA polymerase III subunit gamma/tau — protein sequence MKDIPDEQLPTPDIESAGLFESLSSDDSEIKPSSDEKSYRVLARKYRPQDFKDLIGQETMVRTLRNAFAMGRVAHAFMLTGVRGVGKTTTARIIARALNCIGVDGQGGPTADPCGVCPNCKAILADRHPDVLEIDAASHTGVDDVREIIDGSRFRPIQARMKVYIIDEVHMLSRNAFNALLKTLEEPPDQVTFIFATTEIRKVPVTVLSRCQRFDLRRVPQDQLSQFFQKISNREKVNISDEAIHLIARAADGSVRDGLSLLDQAIALGRATIPDQPENDKRDHEITAEAVSGMLGFADKTLIFDLLEAVMSGKADQVLSLTEQAYAGGVDLGVLLSDLLELIHLLSRMKSLPNLQNSSELSELERNRGGHMASVLSIPVLGRAWQMLLKGIKEVDMAPNRKAAAEMILIRLCFIADLPTPGEIINHLSNSPEKKSDQYSHHSSLSSSDMQSSKPTSLVSVSKEGVNFHGYGKAYALNSLIQPKSEVLSLPKQNPEIENPKILWNSWREIISFVKQQQAAILHAHLRNAVHLVKFAPPMIEIRIEDRAPANLPQQLSRLLNEHSGLRWTIVLSQQKGEPTLMEQESLQVQADFDKVASEPIVKEIMRIFPGAVVNKVINPHLDEYGLFPEHNSFTDRDEQSMSDLETEKKSAMIDDFDELTYN from the coding sequence ATGAAAGATATTCCGGACGAGCAATTACCCACCCCAGATATAGAGTCTGCTGGATTATTTGAATCCTTATCGAGCGATGATTCTGAGATCAAACCCTCATCTGATGAAAAGTCCTATCGTGTCTTGGCACGAAAATATAGACCTCAGGATTTCAAGGATTTGATCGGTCAAGAAACGATGGTACGCACTCTGCGCAATGCTTTTGCAATGGGTAGAGTTGCTCATGCTTTTATGCTTACGGGAGTTAGAGGAGTTGGCAAAACAACAACCGCCCGTATTATCGCGCGTGCATTAAATTGTATAGGGGTTGATGGTCAGGGTGGACCTACGGCAGATCCCTGTGGTGTTTGTCCAAATTGCAAGGCAATTTTGGCAGATCGGCATCCTGATGTATTGGAGATTGATGCAGCTTCTCATACAGGTGTTGATGATGTAAGGGAAATTATAGACGGTTCACGTTTCCGTCCCATTCAGGCCAGGATGAAGGTTTATATCATTGATGAAGTTCATATGTTATCGCGTAATGCGTTTAATGCATTGTTGAAAACACTCGAGGAGCCACCTGACCAGGTTACATTCATTTTTGCGACAACTGAAATTCGCAAGGTTCCCGTAACGGTATTATCACGTTGTCAACGGTTTGATCTGCGACGTGTCCCGCAGGATCAGCTAAGTCAATTTTTTCAAAAAATTTCAAATCGGGAAAAAGTAAACATATCTGATGAGGCTATTCATTTGATTGCGCGTGCAGCTGATGGATCGGTCCGGGATGGTTTATCCTTGTTAGATCAGGCTATTGCACTTGGCCGTGCCACTATCCCTGATCAGCCAGAAAATGATAAGCGGGATCATGAAATAACGGCTGAAGCTGTTTCAGGCATGTTGGGTTTTGCGGATAAAACCCTAATATTCGATTTACTTGAAGCGGTTATGTCAGGAAAAGCTGATCAGGTTCTAAGCTTGACTGAACAGGCTTATGCAGGTGGCGTTGATCTGGGCGTGTTATTATCCGATCTTCTGGAACTAATTCATCTTCTTTCAAGAATGAAATCATTGCCAAATTTGCAAAATAGTTCTGAATTATCAGAACTTGAACGAAATCGTGGTGGTCATATGGCTTCCGTGCTTTCCATACCCGTATTGGGCCGCGCATGGCAAATGCTGCTTAAAGGGATTAAGGAGGTTGATATGGCTCCCAATCGTAAGGCAGCAGCTGAAATGATTTTGATTCGTTTATGTTTTATAGCCGATTTACCCACTCCTGGTGAAATAATCAATCATTTATCCAATTCCCCGGAAAAGAAGTCAGACCAATATTCTCATCATTCCTCATTATCATCTTCAGATATGCAATCATCAAAGCCAACGTCATTGGTATCTGTATCAAAAGAGGGTGTCAATTTTCATGGATATGGTAAAGCTTATGCCTTAAATTCATTGATACAACCAAAATCTGAAGTCCTGTCATTACCTAAACAAAATCCTGAGATCGAAAACCCCAAAATTTTATGGAACAGTTGGCGGGAAATTATATCTTTTGTAAAGCAGCAACAGGCTGCAATTTTGCATGCCCATTTACGTAACGCGGTTCATCTGGTTAAATTCGCACCACCAATGATTGAAATAAGAATTGAAGATAGGGCTCCCGCAAATCTGCCCCAACAATTATCAAGATTGTTGAATGAACATTCAGGGTTGCGATGGACAATTGTTCTTTCCCAGCAAAAGGGTGAACCAACCTTGATGGAACAGGAATCTTTACAGGTTCAGGCCGATTTTGACAAAGTTGCATCTGAACCAATCGTAAAAGAAATTATGCGTATATTTCCTGGGGCTGTTGTTAATAAGGTTATCAATCCACATCTTGATGAATATGGTCTATTTCCAGAACACAATTCATTTACAGACAGGGATGAGCAAAGTATGTCAGATCTTGAAACTGAAAAAAAATCAGCAATGATAGATGATTTTGACGAATTGACATATAATTAA
- the folB gene encoding dihydroneopterin aldolase has protein sequence MNFSLVWSGHYDIPLRRIFIRDLILMARIGVYDFEQENTQRIQLNISIGIPEEKGVGPDILSRTVSYADIVDDVKDTVLQTHFHLVETLAETLADRILKDKRIQVVRVMIEKLDIIPETAGVGVEIERWNR, from the coding sequence ATGAATTTTTCCCTAGTATGGTCAGGGCATTATGACATACCCTTACGTCGTATTTTTATTCGTGACTTAATTTTGATGGCACGTATAGGTGTTTATGATTTTGAACAGGAAAATACTCAGCGTATTCAATTGAATATTTCCATTGGAATTCCGGAAGAAAAAGGCGTTGGTCCAGACATTTTATCCCGGACGGTATCCTATGCGGATATTGTTGATGATGTAAAAGACACTGTTCTTCAGACCCATTTTCATTTGGTCGAAACGTTGGCTGAGACCTTGGCTGACCGTATCTTGAAAGATAAGAGGATTCAGGTTGTTCGCGTCATGATTGAAAAACTGGATATTATTCCGGAGACAGCTGGGGTCGGCGTTGAAATTGAACGATGGAATAGATAA
- the cmk gene encoding (d)CMP kinase, producing the protein MDKNIIIAIDGPSGVGKGTLAKSVADYFHLPYLDTGLLYRAVGRKMLDAGEKPDSKSVLAFAENLQEKDWLRNDLRIPEVDKAASQVAANPKIRAALLNVQRNFAMLRGGVMDGRDIGTVIFPSADFKFYLTASPRIRAERRWLQFANSLKAENKEQQINKIEMDLKTRDEMDSSREVAPLKPAEDAIVIDTDHLTALEVLEKVVNKVKRHNNC; encoded by the coding sequence ATGGATAAAAATATAATTATAGCAATCGATGGACCTTCAGGAGTGGGAAAGGGAACATTGGCCAAGTCAGTAGCTGATTATTTTCATTTACCTTATCTTGATACGGGATTGCTTTATCGGGCAGTTGGTAGAAAAATGCTGGATGCAGGTGAAAAACCAGATTCCAAATCTGTCCTGGCTTTTGCTGAAAATCTTCAAGAAAAAGATTGGTTAAGAAATGATCTGCGTATACCTGAAGTGGATAAAGCGGCCAGCCAGGTTGCTGCCAATCCAAAAATCAGAGCCGCTTTATTAAATGTTCAACGCAATTTTGCCATGTTAAGAGGCGGGGTTATGGATGGTCGGGATATTGGAACGGTTATTTTTCCTTCCGCTGATTTTAAATTTTATCTTACGGCCTCACCAAGGATACGGGCAGAAAGACGCTGGTTGCAATTTGCGAATTCTTTAAAAGCGGAAAATAAAGAACAGCAGATTAACAAAATAGAGATGGATTTGAAAACCAGGGATGAAATGGATTCGTCTCGAGAAGTAGCTCCGTTAAAACCTGCAGAGGATGCTATTGTAATTGATACAGATCATTTGACAGCTCTGGAGGTTCTAGAAAAAGTGGTTAATAAAGTAAAAAGACATAATAATTGTTAA
- the aroA gene encoding 3-phosphoshikimate 1-carboxyvinyltransferase → MTVTHSKRPLVVSFLQQPLKGKVNVPGDKSISHRALMLSALANGETKITGLLEGEDVMQTAQVMRALGAIIHQKAPGEWHVIGKGVGYLNEPDDVLNMGNSGTSARLLSGILSTHNIFSVMTGDCSLRKRPMRRVIEPLSQTGAQFITRNEGRLPMAIKGVEKANPVTYRLPVASAQVKSAILLAGLNANGMTIVEEPIATRDHTENMLNHFGVKVDISTLAEKGRKICLQGPTKLVAKDVNVPGDPSSAAFVMVAGLIISGSEILIENVGLNPLRTGIIEALKMMGANLQISNKRQEGGEITGDIIVKNTTLKGVDLPVSIVPSMIDEFPILSVAAAYAKGESRFRGLAELRVKESDRFNSIINMLRKNGVSVESHGDDMIIEGTFGNILGGGEVETHMDHRLAMSASILGLVAKKTITIDDIRFIRTSFPGYFELMNSLGCGFQI, encoded by the coding sequence ATGACAGTTACTCACTCAAAACGACCACTTGTTGTTTCTTTTCTACAACAGCCTTTGAAAGGTAAAGTGAATGTTCCAGGTGACAAATCAATCAGCCATCGTGCTCTAATGTTATCGGCTCTGGCAAATGGAGAAACAAAAATCACGGGGTTGCTTGAGGGTGAGGATGTTATGCAAACCGCTCAGGTCATGCGTGCTTTGGGAGCAATTATTCATCAAAAGGCACCCGGTGAATGGCACGTTATAGGCAAGGGGGTTGGATATCTGAATGAACCCGATGATGTTTTGAATATGGGAAATTCCGGAACGTCGGCGCGGTTGTTGAGTGGGATTTTATCAACACATAATATTTTCAGCGTTATGACAGGTGATTGCAGTTTGAGAAAACGCCCCATGAGAAGAGTTATAGAACCCTTGAGCCAGACTGGTGCCCAGTTTATTACGCGCAATGAAGGACGTTTGCCTATGGCGATCAAGGGAGTGGAAAAGGCTAATCCCGTTACATACCGGTTACCTGTTGCGTCTGCCCAGGTAAAATCCGCCATTTTGTTGGCGGGTCTAAATGCCAATGGCATGACAATTGTAGAAGAACCGATTGCAACAAGAGATCATACAGAAAATATGTTGAATCATTTTGGGGTAAAGGTTGATATTAGCACCTTAGCTGAAAAAGGTCGCAAAATCTGTTTGCAAGGCCCAACAAAACTAGTAGCTAAAGATGTTAATGTTCCAGGTGATCCATCCTCTGCTGCATTTGTAATGGTAGCTGGCTTGATTATTTCCGGATCAGAAATACTGATAGAGAATGTTGGACTTAATCCTTTGAGAACCGGGATAATTGAAGCGTTGAAAATGATGGGAGCAAATTTGCAGATATCTAATAAGCGTCAGGAAGGTGGTGAAATAACGGGTGATATCATTGTTAAAAACACGACATTAAAGGGTGTTGATCTTCCGGTTTCAATTGTCCCATCCATGATAGATGAATTTCCAATTCTATCGGTTGCTGCTGCGTATGCCAAAGGCGAGAGCCGTTTTAGAGGATTGGCAGAATTACGGGTTAAGGAAAGTGATCGGTTTAATAGCATCATAAACATGTTGCGGAAAAATGGTGTTTCTGTTGAATCTCACGGAGATGATATGATTATTGAGGGTACCTTTGGCAATATTCTAGGGGGAGGCGAAGTTGAAACCCATATGGATCATCGATTGGCAATGAGCGCTTCAATCTTGGGATTAGTTGCAAAAAAAACGATAACTATCGATGATATTCGTTTTATACGCACCAGTTTTCCTGGATATTTTGAATTGATGAATTCACTGGGATGTGGATTTCAAATATAA
- a CDS encoding YbaB/EbfC family nucleoid-associated protein codes for MKNFANLMKQASQMQSKMTEMQEKLAAITIEGVSGAGMVTVTLGGKGDMKSIKIDPKLADPAEMEMLQDLIVAAYSDARRRLDETTQEEMQKVTGGINLPEGLKFPF; via the coding sequence ATGAAAAATTTTGCCAATCTTATGAAACAAGCTTCTCAAATGCAAAGCAAGATGACCGAGATGCAAGAAAAGCTTGCCGCCATTACAATTGAGGGTGTATCAGGGGCCGGTATGGTAACTGTAACATTGGGTGGAAAAGGTGACATGAAATCTATAAAAATCGATCCGAAATTGGCTGATCCAGCTGAAATGGAAATGTTGCAGGATCTTATTGTTGCAGCTTACAGTGACGCACGTAGGCGACTTGATGAAACAACACAGGAGGAAATGCAGAAAGTTACCGGGGGAATAAATCTTCCTGAAGGTTTAAAATTTCCTTTCTAA
- the recR gene encoding recombination mediator RecR, with protein MGGPEIERLISLFGKLPGFGPRSARRVVLSLLKQPHSRMIPLANALEQAAKMVRICSSCGNLDSSDPCQICNDLNRNRELICIVETVGDLWALEKTGAFRGYYQVLGGTLSPLAGVGPEDLNLAPLLKRLKRNEVKEIILALGATVEGVTTMHWLYDQLLPWHVKITRVGQGIPMGGSLEILDEGTLTAALTARRPA; from the coding sequence GTGGGTGGTCCTGAAATTGAACGGCTAATTTCTTTATTTGGTAAATTACCTGGTTTTGGACCACGTTCGGCGCGTCGTGTTGTTTTGTCATTACTAAAACAGCCACATTCCCGTATGATTCCCTTGGCAAACGCGTTAGAACAGGCAGCCAAGATGGTGAGAATCTGTTCTTCCTGTGGTAATTTGGATAGCAGTGACCCATGCCAGATCTGTAATGATTTAAATCGTAATCGTGAATTGATTTGTATCGTTGAGACAGTTGGGGATTTATGGGCACTGGAAAAAACCGGAGCGTTCAGGGGATATTATCAGGTGTTGGGCGGCACCTTATCCCCCTTGGCTGGGGTAGGGCCAGAGGATTTAAATCTAGCGCCTCTTTTAAAAAGGTTGAAGCGCAATGAAGTCAAGGAAATTATTCTTGCACTTGGTGCTACGGTTGAGGGTGTAACAACTATGCATTGGCTATATGATCAATTGTTACCCTGGCATGTAAAAATTACCCGTGTTGGTCAAGGCATTCCAATGGGTGGCTCACTGGAAATTCTTGATGAAGGAACCCTGACAGCGGCTTTGACCGCCAGACGTCCAGCTTAG
- a CDS encoding TIGR02300 family protein — protein sequence MVKLELGIKRTCCACGTRFYDLNKMLPVCPKCGTEQPIELPRHRQIEGSGNLDEEKEIDTIIDTDDLENSDADVDDVIEDASDLEDDVDAIGSEIEAIKNNDDDNDS from the coding sequence ATGGTCAAGCTAGAATTGGGTATTAAAAGAACATGTTGTGCTTGTGGGACTCGTTTTTATGATTTAAACAAAATGTTACCTGTATGCCCAAAATGTGGCACTGAACAACCCATTGAACTACCTCGTCATCGTCAAATTGAAGGAAGCGGCAATCTGGACGAAGAAAAAGAAATCGATACCATTATTGATACTGATGATCTGGAAAATTCAGATGCTGATGTCGATGATGTAATTGAGGATGCTTCAGATCTTGAGGACGATGTTGATGCTATCGGCTCTGAAATAGAAGCAATTAAAAATAACGACGACGATAACGATTCTTAA
- a CDS encoding SDR family oxidoreductase, with translation MSNQGRSTNFFPVSDSLPKVAFITGATVRLGREIALTLARFGFDIVLHARKRTQEAETLIEEIRQLGRNVILLTADLSDADQVKRLMGLAVEQLGSMGILINNASVFERDEWDSVTLQSWQEHLMPNLWAPFQLIQDFAKLLPKQSSGCVINLLDQRVWSLTPHFVSYTVSKSALWTLTQTMALALAHKSIRVNAVGPGPAMAHKRQTAEQFANQCKSVPLQRGTSAQEVARAVLSLICLPSVTGQMIALDGGQHLQWSPTLMPDKNE, from the coding sequence GTGTCCAATCAAGGGAGATCAACTAATTTTTTCCCAGTTTCTGATTCACTCCCTAAAGTTGCTTTTATTACGGGGGCGACCGTAAGGTTAGGGCGTGAAATTGCTTTAACCTTGGCAAGATTTGGATTTGATATTGTTTTACATGCCCGTAAGCGCACTCAAGAAGCTGAAACATTGATAGAGGAAATTCGGCAGCTTGGGAGAAATGTAATTCTACTGACAGCCGATCTTTCCGATGCTGATCAGGTTAAACGCCTGATGGGACTGGCAGTAGAGCAATTGGGATCAATGGGTATTCTGATTAATAATGCAAGTGTATTTGAGCGCGATGAATGGGATAGTGTAACCCTGCAATCCTGGCAAGAACATTTAATGCCCAATTTATGGGCCCCTTTTCAGTTAATTCAGGATTTTGCAAAATTATTACCGAAGCAATCTAGTGGATGTGTTATTAATTTGCTTGATCAACGTGTATGGTCTCTAACACCACATTTTGTCAGTTATACAGTATCCAAATCCGCATTATGGACATTAACACAAACAATGGCCCTAGCATTGGCACATAAATCAATTCGAGTCAATGCAGTTGGACCCGGTCCAGCAATGGCCCATAAACGTCAAACCGCCGAACAATTTGCCAATCAATGCAAATCTGTTCCGTTGCAGCGTGGCACGTCTGCACAGGAAGTGGCGCGAGCGGTACTAAGCTTGATATGTTTACCATCTGTGACGGGACAGATGATCGCTTTGGATGGAGGGCAACATTTACAGTGGTCACCGACATTAATGCCAGATAAAAACGAGTAA